The genomic DNA CGCGAGGGACGGCATGCGGCTGCACTTCGTGGACCGCGCGACGTACCGCGCGAAGACCGATCCGACGGCCCTGGAGGGGCTGCTGAGTGCCTACGGGGCGTGTTGCGTCATCCCGGAGGGCGGCAGCAACGCCCTGGCCGCACAGGGCTGCACAGCACTCGGGCGGGAGCTGCACGGCCTGGCCGATGTGGTCGCGGTGGCCTGCGGCACGGGCGGCACCCTCGCCGGTCTCGCCGCCGGCCTCGCACCGGGGCAGCGGGCACTCGGCATCCCGGTGCTGCGCGGCGGGTTTCTGGGAGACGCGGTACGGCAACTGCAGCGGGAGGCCTTCGGCGGGACCAGCGGGGTGTGGTCCCTGGACGAACGTTTCACCTTCGGCGGCTACGCCCGGACGACTCCGGAGCTGCACGCCTTCGCCGACGACTTCGAGGACCGGCACGGGCTGCCCGTCGAACGGCTCTATGTCGCCAAACTGCTGTACGGGCTGACCGTGCTGGCCCGGGAGGGCGCGTTCGCCCCGGGGACGAGGCTCGTGGCGGTCGTCACCGGTCAGCCCTGGGGCGCGTCGGAGTCCTCGCGGTAGGCCGCCGCCTCCTCCAGGTCCAGCCGTCGCAGCAGGGTCCGCATCATCTCGTCGTCGATCCGCCGCTCGTCCCGCAGCCGTACGAAGACCGTCCGCTCGGCGTCGATCATTTCCCTGGCGAGCCGCCGGTACGTGTCGTCGGCCGACTCCCCGGTCACCGGGTTGGCCGCGCCGAGCCGCTCCCACACGGCGTTGCGGCGGCGCTCCAGGACCGTACGCAGCCGGTCGGTGAGCGGTCCGGGCAGACAGTTGCGCGGATCGGTGAGCAACTCCTCCAGGTGCGCATCGGCAGCCGCGGACGCCTCGCTCTGGGCCTGCGCCTCGGCGAGGGTCTCCGCCTGCGCGTCGCGCCCCGGAAGCTTCAGGACCCGCACCAGGAGCGGCAGGGTGAGCCCTTGGACGACCAGGGTGCCGATGACGGTCGTGAAGGTCAGGAAGAGCACCAGGTTGCGGGCCGGGAAGTCCTCGCCGTTGGTCATCGCCACCGGGATGGAGAAGGCGATGGCGAGCGAGACGACGCCGCGCATCCCGGCCCAGCCGACGATCAGGGGTGACGTCCAGTCGGTCTCGGTCTCGCGCTCCCTGATCCGCCTGGACAGCCACCGCGGCAGATATGTGGCCGGGTAGACCCAGATGAAGCGGACCACGACGACGGCGAGGAACACGGCCACCGCGTACCGGAGGGACTCCATGACGGCATAGGTGCCGAGCCCTTTCAGTACGAAGGGCAGCTGCAGTCCGATCAGCGCGAAGACCGCCGACTCCAGGATGAAAGCGACCATCTTCCACACGGCCGCCTCCTGGAGCCGGGTCGCGAAGTCGACCTGCCAGGAGCGGTGCCCCAGATACAGCGCCACGACGACCACGGCGAGGACTCCGGAGGCATGCACGCGTTCCGCCGCCGCGTACGCCACGAAGGGGATCAGCAGCGACAGGGTGTTCTGCAGCAGGGCTTCCTTGAGATGCGTGCGGAGCCAGTGCAGCGGACCCATCAGCACCAGACCGACCCCGACACCGCCGCCTGCCGCGAGGAGGAACTCGCCGATCCCGGCGCCCCAGCTGACGCCTTCGCCGACGGCGGCGGCCAGCACCACCTTGTAGGCGGTGATCGCCGTCGCGTCGTTCACCAGGGACTCACCCTGCAGGATCGTCGTGACCCGACTCGGCAGCCCGACCCGGCGGGCGATGGCGGCCGCCGTGACGGCGTCCGGCGGCGCGACCACGGCGCCCAGCACCAGGGCGGCCGTCAGCGGCAGGTCGGGCACCAGCCAATAGGCCAGCCAGCCGACGGCGAAGGTGGCGAAGAGGACGTAGCCGACGGAGAGCAGGGCGATCGGCCGGGCGTTGGCGCGCAGATCCAGGTACGAGCTGTCGACCGCGGCCGTGTAGAGCAACGGCGGCAGCAGCAGCGGCAGGACGATGTGGGCGTCCAGGGTGTACGCCGGCACGCCCGGCAGATAGGAGGCGAGCAGCCCCACTGCGACCAGCAGCAGCGGGGCCGGCACCGGGGTTCGGCGGGCGGCCCCCGCGATGGCCGCACTGGCCGCGACGAGTGCCACCAGCGGCAATGCGTCCATCTCACCGTCCTCGTATCCGTCGTAACCTGACAATCATGAGTGAGTGCCTGCATGTTCTCGAACTGCCGCGCCCCGAGCCCGCCCCGCTCAGCGCCACATGTCCCGAATGTCTTGCCGCGGGCACCCACCCCGTGCAACTGCGGCTCTGCCTGGTCTGCGGGCATATCGGATGCTGCGACTCGTCGCCTCTGCAGCACGCCACGGATCACTTCAAGACGACCGGCCATCCCGTCATGCGGAGCTACGAGGCGGGCGAGAGCTGGCGTTGGTGCTTCGAGGACGGTTCGATCGTCTGACGTCTGGGTACGTCAAACCGGCGCCTGTTGTTCGTAATTGACCGCCGCAGACCTCTAGCCACTGTGCGTGCTCATGGGTTTACCATGAGTGACAGTCATGGGATGGGGTCCCGGCGACACGGCATCATGGATCGCGATAGCGTCGCCGGACCAAGAACCGAAGACGTACCGCATGGCTCCGGGGCACCCTTCCCGGAACCTCGAAAGAGTTTGTGCCACCTTGGAGGTGAGGGTGTCCCAGATCGCAGGCGAGCCCGGGAATCAGGACTTCGTGGAAGTCCGGCTGCCCGCTGCGGGTGCCTACCTGTCGGTGCTGCGTACGGCCACGGCCGGTCTCGCAGCGCGCTTGGACTTCACGCTCGACGAGATCGAGGATCTTCGCATCGCGGTCGACGAGGCCTGCGCGATCCTGCTCCAGCAGGCCGTGCCCGGCTCCGTCCTCAGCTGCGTCTTCCGACTCGTCGACGATTCTCTCGAGGTGACGGTAGCGGCCCCGACGACGGACGGCCGGGCCCCCGAGCGCGACACATTCGCCTGGACGGTGCTCTCCGCACTGGCCGGCAAGGTCGACTCCACGGTCGCCGACGACCGTACGGTCAGTATCAGCCTGTACAAACAGCGCGGCGCGGGACCCGGGCCGGCGTGAGCAACGGGAACGGGGACGGTCCTGTGCGGGACGAGACGATCCGACCAGGGGTGGTGCGACCAGCAGGCATCCCGGAGCAGCAGGCGGCCCTGCCCCATCCGGAGGACGGGGCGGACGGGCCGGTGGCCCGTACGGTCGCGGTGGAGCAGGCGGAGCGGGCAGGCCAGATGAGCGAGCACGGGCACCACGATCCACATGACCGCAGTGGAGCGCGGGCGCTCTTCATCGAGCTCCGGGAACTCCCCGACGGCTCGCCGGAGAAGGCCGAACTGCGCAACCGGCTGGTGCGGATGCACCTGCCGCTCGTGGAGCACCTGGCCCGCCGGTTCCGTAACCGCGGCGAGCCGCTGGACGATCTGACGCAGGTCGCCACCATCGGCCTGATCAAGTCGGTGGACCGGTTCGACCCGGACCGCGGCGTCGAGTTCTCCACGTACGCGACACCCACCGTCGTGGGCGAGATCAAACGCCACTTCCGTGACAAGGGCTGGGCGGTGCGGGTACCGCGCCGGCTGCAGGAGCTGCGGCTCTCTCTCACCACGGCCACCGCGGAGCTCTCCCAGCAGCACGGCCGGTCGCCCACGGTCCATGAGCTGGCGGAGCGGCTGGGCATCTCCGAGGAAGAGGTCCTGGAGGGCCTGGAATCGGCCAATGCCTACAGCACGCTCTCACTGGACGTCCCGGACACGGACGACGAGTCCCCGGCGGTCGCGGACACGCTGGGCTCCGAGGACGAGGCGCTGGAGGGCGTCGAGTACCGGGAGTCACTGAAGCCCCTGCTGGAGGACCTGCCGCCCCGGGAGAAGCGCATCCTGCTGCTCCGGTTCTTCGGCAACATGACGCAGTCGCAGATCGCACAGGAGGTCGGCATCTCGCAGATGCACGTCTCGCGCCTGCTGGCCCGCACGCTGGCACAGCTGCGCGAACGGCTGCTGGTCGAGGAGTAGCGGGCGTCGCGCGTCACGTCTCCGGCGTCGCGCGCGGACCCCCGATACCCAGCGCTTCCCTCGTCACCGGCCTGAACAGCTGCACCAGCGCGGTCAGCGCCACCGCGGCGAGGACGATGCCCGCCGGGATCAGCGCACCGTGGGAGCGCAGCAGCGTCCACGCCACCGGCAGGGCCATGAGCTGCGTGATCAGTGCCGGGCCCCGGCTCCAGCTGCGCCGCAGCAGCAGTCCTCGCGCGGCGAGGAGCGGGATCAGGGCGAGCACGGTCAGTGTGAGGCCGCCCATCTCCGCCTGCTCCGGGCTGTCCGGCCGACCGAGCAGGCCCATGACGAGCATGTAGACCCCACCGACTGCGAGCGCCGCCCCTTCGAGGGCGTTGAGTCCGGCCACGAGGGCGATCCTGGCCGGCTTCGTCGGCTCGGCCGTGGGCGACGAGGGCGGCGTGTTCTGCTGAGTACTCACCCTTGCAGGTTGGCATCCCGGCGCCGCGAAAGCGAAGCCGGGGTACGGATCGGAGCGCCGCGGTCCAGCCCACCGCACCCGGTCCGTCACCGAGCGTGAAGGCAACGGGTAAGGACTTCAGACCGATACCACGTGGTAGGTAGTCTGGCCGTCATGCGCGCACTCCTTGTGGTCAATCCAGCTGCTACCACCACCAGTGCGCGGACCCGTGATGTGCTCATCCATGCGCTGGCCAGCGAGATGAAGCTGGAGGCGGTGACCACGGAGTACCGCGGGCACGCCCGGGACCTGGGGCGACGGGCCGCCGACTCCGACAACATCGATCTCGTCGTGGCGCTCGGCGGCGACGGCACGGTCAACGAAGTCGTGAACGGCCTGCTCCACAAGGGGCCCGACATCGACAATCTGCCGAGCCTCGCCGTGGTGCCCGGCGGCTCCACCAATGTCTTCGCGCGCGCCCTGGGTCTGCCCAACGACGCGGTGGAGGCGACCGGAGCGATCCTGGACGCACTGGCCAACCGGACCGAACGCACGGTCGGCCTGGGGCTGGCGGCCGGCACACCCGGCACCGAGGACGAGTCGGTCCCCGAGCGCTGGTTCACTTTCTGTGCCGGTCTCGGTTTCGACGCGGGCGTGGTCGGCAGGGTCGAACAGAAGCGCGAACTCGGCAAGCGGTCGACGCATGCGCTGTACGTACGTCAGGTGGTCCGGCAGTTCCTGGACGAACCGCACCGGCGGCACGGAACGATCACCTTGGAAGCCCCCGGCGCGAACCCGGTCACCGATCTCGCGCTGTCCATAATCTCGAACACGGCCCCCTGGACCTACCTGGGGAATCGTCCGATGTACGCGTCCCCGAAGGCCTCGTTCGACACCGCCCTGGACGTCCTCGGACTGAAGCGCCTCTCCACCCCCGCGGTCGCCCGGTACGGCACCCAGCTGCTCACTTCGAGTCCCGAGAAGGGCCCGCACGGCAAGCACGCTGTTTCACTTCACGACCTCACGGACTTCACCTTGCATTCAAAGGTTCCGCTGCCGTTCCAGATGGATGGTGACCACCTGGGCCTGCGTACGAGTGTGACGTTCACAGGCGTACGCCGTGCACTGCGTGTGATTGTGTGAGCGGAAGGACCCAAAGTCCTTTAACTCGAACGTTTGGACTGGCCTCCACCCCATAGAAGTACGGCTGTGACCTAGCCGACACCGAGGAATCAAAAAAAAGTTTCCGGAAGGGGTTGTATCCGCCGCCGAGGTTTGCGAATCTCTACATGGCGATCGGGACGGCCCGCAACAACGGCCTCCACTGAGAGCCAGAACCCCTCCTCACTGCACAGGACCACAACCAGTTCATCTGGGCGTCGGCCCGTCACCTGTGGGGGGATTCGTGAAAGCGTTCACATTCACAAGCAACAGTATGCAATACCAAGGAGAGGTAGCAGCCATGGACTGGCGTCACAACGCCGTTTGTCGTGAGGAAGACCCCGAGCTGTTCTTCCCCATCGGCAACACCGGTCCTGCGCTGCTGCAGATCGAGGAAGCCAAGGCCGTCTGCCGTCGCTGCCCCGTCATGGAGCAGTGCCTGCAGTGGGCGCTCGAGTCCGGCCAGGACTCCGGCGTCTGGGGTGGCCTCAGCGAGGACGAGCGCCGCGCAATGAAGCGCCGCGCCGCTCGCAACCGGGCGCGTAACGCCAGCGCCTGATCCGACGCCACCGCTACGAGCCTCAGTCAGGCGGCGCGTACAGAGCGTACGCACCAACCCGCCCCCCGAGTCGCAGCGCGCAGTACCCCCGAAGCGCATGCATGACCAGTGAGCCCGGACCGTCAACAACGGTCCGGGCTCACTGCTGTTCCCCCGGGGAACAGCCGCGGCTACTTCTCCGCGCTGACCGGGATGTCGAGGACCACCTGCGTGCCGCGTCCGGGAGCCGGGACCATGCCGAACGATCCGCTCAACTCGCCCTCCACCAGCGTCCTCACGATCTGCAGGCCCAGATTGCCGGCGCGCTGCGGGTCGAACCCCTCGGGCAGCCCGCACCCGTCGTCCTGGACGGTGATCCGCAACCGGCCCTCGGTCGGGGAGCCGCCGCGCACCGCGGAGACCTCCACCGTGCCGGTCTGCGCGACGGTGAACGCGTGCTCCAGCGCGTTCTGCAGCACCTCGGTGAGCACCATGGCCAGCGGAGTCGCCACTTCCGCGTCGAGGATGCCGAAACGGCCCGTGCGACGGCAGGTGACCTTGCCCGGCGAGATCTCGGCCACCATCGCGATGACCCGGTCGGCGATCTCGTCGAACTCGACCCGCTCGTCCAGATTCTGGGACAGCGTCTCATGGACGATGGCGATCGAACCGACGCGCCGTACCGCCTCGTTGAGGGCCTCACGGCCCTGCTCGGAATCCATCCGGCGGGCCTGCAGACGCAACAGGGCGGCCACGGTCTGGAGGTTGTTCTTCACCCGGTGGTGGATCTCCCGGATGGTGGCGTCCTTCGTGATCAACTCACGCTCGCGACGGCGCAGTTCGGTCACGTCGCGGAGCAGGACCAGGGAGCCGATACGGACACCCTTGGGCTTCAGCGGGATCGCCCGGAGCTGGATCACGCCGCCCGCGCACTCGACCTCGAACTCGCGCGGCGCGTATCCGCTGGCCACTTTGACCAGGGCCTCGTCCACCGGGCCGCGGGACGGCGCGAGTTCGGCGGTGGTCTTGCCGAGGTGGTGTCCGACCAGGTCGGAGGCGAGACCGAGGCGGTGGTACGCGGAGAGGCCGTTGGGGCTGGCGTACTGGACGACGCCGTCGGCATCGAGCCTGATCAGCCCGTCGCCGACGCGCGGCGACGCATCCATGTCGACCTGCTGGCCGGGGAACGGGAAGGATCCGGCAGCGATCATCTGGGCCAGGTCCGAGGCCGACTGGAGGTAGGTGAGCTCCAGTCGGGACGGGGTGCGGACGGTCAGGAGGTTGGTGTTCCGGGCGATGACCCCGAGGACCCTGCCCTCGCGGCGTACGGGGATGGACTCGACCCGTACCGGCACCTCCTCGCGCCACTCAGGGTCGCCCTCGCGCACGATCCGGCCCTCGTCCAGCGCCGCGTCCAGCAGCGGACGGCGGCCGCGCGGCACCAGGTGACCCACCATGTCGTCCTGGTAGGAGGTGGGACCGGTGTTGGGCCGCATCTGGGCGACCGACACATAGCGGGTTCCGTCGCGGGTGGGGACCCAGAGGACCAGGTCGGCGAAGGACAGGTCGGAGAGCAGCTGCCACTCCGAGACCAGCAGATGCAGCCACTCGAGGTCGGTGTCACTCAGGGCTGTGTGCTGGCGGACGAGGTCGTTCATGGAGGGCACGTGTGCGAGCGTACCTGTGGATACGCACTGGTTCCGAACCGAACGACCGGCCTGTGCGTGCAAGGGGGAAGGGGCCGGAAATTGCCGCGCTCCGATGGATGGACACAGACGAATGGTCTAGTCCACAATGCTGAGGAAAGAGCTTCCGCTCTCCCCGCACAGGAGAGCGGATCGAGGTGGCCGCGCTCTCTGCCCTGACTGCGACGGCACCTCTCCCCGGCCGGGGGCACCGCACACCGCCGGCCGAGCAACTCCGGGCTGCGGTGCCGGACGGGCTGAGGGTCCCGTCCTGGCGCCGCGGCCCGCGGGTGTTTCCGGGGGCCGCCCCGTGTTCAGCGGGTCTCGGTGACCTTGGCCAGTGCGCGGGGCGCGTCCGGGTCCTGACCACGGGCGATCGTCACCTCGTACGCCAGCAACTGCAGCGGCAGGATCTCCAGGATCGGCTGAACCTCCTCGGCGACCCCGGCCGTCGGCAGCACGAAACCCGCGGACGCCGCCTCCACCTGCGCCTTCGGGCCGACCACGAAGAGGTCCGCGCCACGGCCGCGCAGCCGGTCCAGGACCGGCTGGAGTGCCTCGCCGCCCCTGCCGTCGGTGACCACGGCGATCACCGGGGAGATGTTGTCGACCATGGCGAGCGGGCCGTGCAGCAGATCGGCGCCGGAGTAGGAGAGAGCGGGGATGTAGCTCGTCTCCATCAGCTTCAGGGCGGCTTCCTTGGCCGTCGGGTAGCCGTAGCCGCGCGAGGTGATGACCATGCGCTCGGCGAAGCGGTAACGCGACGCCAGGCCCTTGATCTCGTCCTTGCGGGCCAGAACCGCTTCGGCCAGCTCCGGCAGGATCGCGGCGGCGGCGCCGTCCCCGCCGCGCAGTCCCTCGACGAAGAGGTAGAGGGACAGCAGGGAGGCGGTGTACGTCTTGGTGGCCGGGAGCGCCTTCTCCGGTCCCGCCAGGATGTCGATGTGGTGCTCGGAGACGGCGGCGAGCGGCGAGTCCGGGTTGTTGGTGACGGCCAGGGTGATCGCGCCGGCCTCGCGCGCCGCCCGGGTGGAGGCCACCAGGTCGGGCGAGCCGCCGGACTGGCTGACGGTGATGACGAGGACGTCCCGCAGGTCCGGCTTGGCGCCGTACGCCGTGGTGGTCGACATCGACGCCAGACCACAGGGCAGGCCGAGCCGGATCTCCAGCAGGTACTTGGCGTAGAGCGCCGCGTTGTCCGACGTACCGCGGGCGGTGAGGAGGACGAAGCGCGGGTTCTTCGCCGCGATCTCGGCGGCCACCGCCCGGATCTCCGGGGCGCCCCGGTCGAGGATGCGGCGCAGCACCCCGGGCTGCTCGGCCATCTCGCCGGACATGATGCGGCCCGGCCGCTCGCCCTCTTCGGCCGGAAACGTGGCGGACATGTCGGGTGCCTCCCAGAGGTGTCTCGGTGCGTCCGGAGCGGCGGTCCGACCAAGTCGACCACGGCAGAGCCGGGGGCCGCCAGCGGGCCGCGGCCGGACAGCGCACGAACGGCATCCGCACGTCACCGCACGGTGGTCCGGCTCTGCTAGATTAGATCTCGATTGGTCTATACCACACGTCATCACCTCCTCAGATCGGCAGGCCCCGCGTGGAAGTTGTCATCGTCCCGGACGCCAAGGCAGGCGGCGAGCTCATCGCGGGGGCCATCGGCGCCCTGCTCAGCCGCAAGCCCGACGCACTTCTCGGCGTTGCCACCGGTTCGACCCCGCTGCCCATCTACCAGGCACTGACCGCCAAGGTCCGCTCCGGCGAGGTGGACGCCTCGCGCGCCCGCATCTGCCAGCTCGACGAGTACGTCGGACTGCCGGCCGGCCACCCCGAGTCGTACCGCTCGGTGGTGCT from Streptomyces sp. NBC_01707 includes the following:
- a CDS encoding 1-aminocyclopropane-1-carboxylate deaminase/D-cysteine desulfhydrase; this encodes MPCDPLDLSRLQPVLPSPLQPVEDERFDRHGIQLLLKRDDLIHPDLPGNKWRKLALNLAAAAGRTVLTFGGAYSNHLRATAAAGRLLGFPTVGVVRGDELAGRPLNPSLTRCARDGMRLHFVDRATYRAKTDPTALEGLLSAYGACCVIPEGGSNALAAQGCTALGRELHGLADVVAVACGTGGTLAGLAAGLAPGQRALGIPVLRGGFLGDAVRQLQREAFGGTSGVWSLDERFTFGGYARTTPELHAFADDFEDRHGLPVERLYVAKLLYGLTVLAREGAFAPGTRLVAVVTGQPWGASESSR
- a CDS encoding Na+/H+ antiporter — protein: MDALPLVALVAASAAIAGAARRTPVPAPLLLVAVGLLASYLPGVPAYTLDAHIVLPLLLPPLLYTAAVDSSYLDLRANARPIALLSVGYVLFATFAVGWLAYWLVPDLPLTAALVLGAVVAPPDAVTAAAIARRVGLPSRVTTILQGESLVNDATAITAYKVVLAAAVGEGVSWGAGIGEFLLAAGGGVGVGLVLMGPLHWLRTHLKEALLQNTLSLLIPFVAYAAAERVHASGVLAVVVVALYLGHRSWQVDFATRLQEAAVWKMVAFILESAVFALIGLQLPFVLKGLGTYAVMESLRYAVAVFLAVVVVRFIWVYPATYLPRWLSRRIRERETETDWTSPLIVGWAGMRGVVSLAIAFSIPVAMTNGEDFPARNLVLFLTFTTVIGTLVVQGLTLPLLVRVLKLPGRDAQAETLAEAQAQSEASAAADAHLEELLTDPRNCLPGPLTDRLRTVLERRRNAVWERLGAANPVTGESADDTYRRLAREMIDAERTVFVRLRDERRIDDEMMRTLLRRLDLEEAAAYREDSDAPQG
- a CDS encoding UBP-type zinc finger domain-containing protein, whose amino-acid sequence is MSECLHVLELPRPEPAPLSATCPECLAAGTHPVQLRLCLVCGHIGCCDSSPLQHATDHFKTTGHPVMRSYEAGESWRWCFEDGSIV
- a CDS encoding anti-sigma regulatory factor → MSQIAGEPGNQDFVEVRLPAAGAYLSVLRTATAGLAARLDFTLDEIEDLRIAVDEACAILLQQAVPGSVLSCVFRLVDDSLEVTVAAPTTDGRAPERDTFAWTVLSALAGKVDSTVADDRTVSISLYKQRGAGPGPA
- a CDS encoding RNA polymerase sigma factor SigF, with protein sequence MSNGNGDGPVRDETIRPGVVRPAGIPEQQAALPHPEDGADGPVARTVAVEQAERAGQMSEHGHHDPHDRSGARALFIELRELPDGSPEKAELRNRLVRMHLPLVEHLARRFRNRGEPLDDLTQVATIGLIKSVDRFDPDRGVEFSTYATPTVVGEIKRHFRDKGWAVRVPRRLQELRLSLTTATAELSQQHGRSPTVHELAERLGISEEEVLEGLESANAYSTLSLDVPDTDDESPAVADTLGSEDEALEGVEYRESLKPLLEDLPPREKRILLLRFFGNMTQSQIAQEVGISQMHVSRLLARTLAQLRERLLVEE
- a CDS encoding diacylglycerol kinase family protein, which translates into the protein MRALLVVNPAATTTSARTRDVLIHALASEMKLEAVTTEYRGHARDLGRRAADSDNIDLVVALGGDGTVNEVVNGLLHKGPDIDNLPSLAVVPGGSTNVFARALGLPNDAVEATGAILDALANRTERTVGLGLAAGTPGTEDESVPERWFTFCAGLGFDAGVVGRVEQKRELGKRSTHALYVRQVVRQFLDEPHRRHGTITLEAPGANPVTDLALSIISNTAPWTYLGNRPMYASPKASFDTALDVLGLKRLSTPAVARYGTQLLTSSPEKGPHGKHAVSLHDLTDFTLHSKVPLPFQMDGDHLGLRTSVTFTGVRRALRVIV
- a CDS encoding WhiB family transcriptional regulator — translated: MDWRHNAVCREEDPELFFPIGNTGPALLQIEEAKAVCRRCPVMEQCLQWALESGQDSGVWGGLSEDERRAMKRRAARNRARNASA
- a CDS encoding sensor histidine kinase — translated: MNDLVRQHTALSDTDLEWLHLLVSEWQLLSDLSFADLVLWVPTRDGTRYVSVAQMRPNTGPTSYQDDMVGHLVPRGRRPLLDAALDEGRIVREGDPEWREEVPVRVESIPVRREGRVLGVIARNTNLLTVRTPSRLELTYLQSASDLAQMIAAGSFPFPGQQVDMDASPRVGDGLIRLDADGVVQYASPNGLSAYHRLGLASDLVGHHLGKTTAELAPSRGPVDEALVKVASGYAPREFEVECAGGVIQLRAIPLKPKGVRIGSLVLLRDVTELRRRERELITKDATIREIHHRVKNNLQTVAALLRLQARRMDSEQGREALNEAVRRVGSIAIVHETLSQNLDERVEFDEIADRVIAMVAEISPGKVTCRRTGRFGILDAEVATPLAMVLTEVLQNALEHAFTVAQTGTVEVSAVRGGSPTEGRLRITVQDDGCGLPEGFDPQRAGNLGLQIVRTLVEGELSGSFGMVPAPGRGTQVVLDIPVSAEK
- a CDS encoding SIS domain-containing protein → MSATFPAEEGERPGRIMSGEMAEQPGVLRRILDRGAPEIRAVAAEIAAKNPRFVLLTARGTSDNAALYAKYLLEIRLGLPCGLASMSTTTAYGAKPDLRDVLVITVSQSGGSPDLVASTRAAREAGAITLAVTNNPDSPLAAVSEHHIDILAGPEKALPATKTYTASLLSLYLFVEGLRGGDGAAAAILPELAEAVLARKDEIKGLASRYRFAERMVITSRGYGYPTAKEAALKLMETSYIPALSYSGADLLHGPLAMVDNISPVIAVVTDGRGGEALQPVLDRLRGRGADLFVVGPKAQVEAASAGFVLPTAGVAEEVQPILEILPLQLLAYEVTIARGQDPDAPRALAKVTETR